In Spinacia oleracea cultivar Varoflay chromosome 5, BTI_SOV_V1, whole genome shotgun sequence, a single window of DNA contains:
- the LOC110789984 gene encoding uncharacterized protein YNL011C isoform X2, which produces MADTLLGPSPSLSLLLKPLAFIPSYHSKSTISKFKCTNSSSPSLMASSSIPPPLQSSTTPPPSLLVFSGGTAFNGVVEELKKLTTRVAHVLPVSDDGGSTAEIVRVLGGPAVGDIRSRCLRLSDGSTAEALAVRQLLGHRLPLHAKEAKSEWYDIVEGEHSLWEEVSVPYRETIRAFLVYFQQQILMRSEAKFCFSNGSIGNFFFAGARIFFQSLESAIFLFSRVSEIPKESLILPVISTNDRLTLGCELWDGRTIRGQNEISHPTNGLLEPVNKKHCSGQALTSRIKRVFYMSSEGQNLLHEVFPPPNPAVLDQLHSVNCIVYSMGSLFTSICPSLVLNGVGEIISSRSCQKILLLNGTYDRETTGFSTSCFVTAITDALNRTYGNSKKCLINPPSAYVNTILVPRNGEIPVDLPALKDQRIFNVIY; this is translated from the exons ATGGCGGACACTTTGTTAGGACCCTCCCCTTCACTCTCTCTTCTACTTAAGCCTTTAGCTTTCATACCTTCCTACCATTCCAAATCCACCATTTCTAAATTTAAATGCACTAATTCTTCGTCTCCTTCTTTAATGGCTTCCTCCTCAATCCCTCCTCCTCTACAATCTTCCACCACCCCTCCACCCTCTCTCCTCGTTTTCTCTG GCGGCACTGCCTTTAATGGGGTCGTGGAGGAGCTGAAAAAGCTGACAACTCGTGTTGCGCATGTTCTTCCTGTTTCTGATGACGGAGGAAGTACAGCTGAGATCGTTCGTGTACTTG GTGGTCCGGCCGTTGGAGACATAAGATCGAGATGTCTGAGGCTCTCTGACGGAAGTACCGCAGAGGCTCTTGCTGTTAGACAATTATTAGGTCACCGATTACCTCTTCATGCTAAAGAAGCGAAATCAGAATG GTATGACATCGTGGAAGGAGAGCATTCACTCTGGGAGGAAGTATCGGTACCATATCGGGAAACAATTCGAGCCTTCTTAGTTTACTTTCAGCAACAG ATTCTCATGAGATCTGAAGCAAAATTTTGTTTCAGCAACGGCAG CATTGGAAATTTTTTCTTCGCTGGAGCCCGTATATTCTTCCAGTCTCTAGAGTCTGCAATATTTTTGTTTTCACGTGTTTCAGAGATTCCCAAAGAAAGTCTTATTCTCCCGGTCATATCCACCAATGACAGATTGACGCTGGGCTGTGAGTTATGG GATGGAAGAACTATTCGTGGTCAGAATGAAATATCTCATCCCACCAATGGACTCTTAGAGCCTGTAAATAAG AAACATTGCTCTGGTCAAGCACTTACTTCAAGAATAAAGCGGGTATTCTACATGTCAAGTGAGGGGCAGAATTTGTTGCATGAG GTCTTCCCTCCACCAAATCCAGCTGTCCTCGACCAGTTGCACAGTGTCAATTGCATCGTTTATTCCATGGGATCCCTTTTTACATCCATATGCCCTTCATTG GTGTTAAATGGGGTTGGGGAGATCATATCTTCAAGGTCTTGTCAGAAG ATACTTTTGTTGAATGGGACATATGACCGAGAAACAACTGGATTCTCAACTTCATGCTTCGTGACTGCAATTACGGATGCTCTTAATAGGACGTATGGAAATTCCAAAAAATGTCTCATTAATCCA CCAAGTGCGTATGTTAATACAATTTTGGTGCCGCGAAATGGTGAAATTCCAGTGGATTTACCTGCCTTGAAAGACCAGCGAATATTTAATGTG
- the LOC110789984 gene encoding uncharacterized protein isoform X3, with protein MADTLLGPSPSLSLLLKPLAFIPSYHSKSTISKFKCTNSSSPSLMASSSIPPPLQSSTTPPPSLLVFSGGTAFNGVVEELKKLTTRVAHVLPVSDDGGSTAEIVRVLGGPAVGDIRSRCLRLSDGSTAEALAVRQLLGHRLPLHAKEAKSEWYDIVEGEHSLWEEVSVPYRETIRAFLVYFQQQILMRSEAKFCFSNGSIGNFFFAGARIFFQSLESAIFLFSRVSEIPKESLILPVISTNDRLTLGCELWDGRTIRGQNEISHPTNGLLEPVNKKHCSGQALTSRIKRVFYMSSEGQNLLHEVLNGVGEIISSRSCQKILLLNGTYDRETTGFSTSCFVTAITDALNRTYGNSKKCLINPPSAYVNTILVPRNGEIPVDLPALKDQRIFNVVTVDSLEDPKVGITFDPNSLIQTLADILRP; from the exons ATGGCGGACACTTTGTTAGGACCCTCCCCTTCACTCTCTCTTCTACTTAAGCCTTTAGCTTTCATACCTTCCTACCATTCCAAATCCACCATTTCTAAATTTAAATGCACTAATTCTTCGTCTCCTTCTTTAATGGCTTCCTCCTCAATCCCTCCTCCTCTACAATCTTCCACCACCCCTCCACCCTCTCTCCTCGTTTTCTCTG GCGGCACTGCCTTTAATGGGGTCGTGGAGGAGCTGAAAAAGCTGACAACTCGTGTTGCGCATGTTCTTCCTGTTTCTGATGACGGAGGAAGTACAGCTGAGATCGTTCGTGTACTTG GTGGTCCGGCCGTTGGAGACATAAGATCGAGATGTCTGAGGCTCTCTGACGGAAGTACCGCAGAGGCTCTTGCTGTTAGACAATTATTAGGTCACCGATTACCTCTTCATGCTAAAGAAGCGAAATCAGAATG GTATGACATCGTGGAAGGAGAGCATTCACTCTGGGAGGAAGTATCGGTACCATATCGGGAAACAATTCGAGCCTTCTTAGTTTACTTTCAGCAACAG ATTCTCATGAGATCTGAAGCAAAATTTTGTTTCAGCAACGGCAG CATTGGAAATTTTTTCTTCGCTGGAGCCCGTATATTCTTCCAGTCTCTAGAGTCTGCAATATTTTTGTTTTCACGTGTTTCAGAGATTCCCAAAGAAAGTCTTATTCTCCCGGTCATATCCACCAATGACAGATTGACGCTGGGCTGTGAGTTATGG GATGGAAGAACTATTCGTGGTCAGAATGAAATATCTCATCCCACCAATGGACTCTTAGAGCCTGTAAATAAG AAACATTGCTCTGGTCAAGCACTTACTTCAAGAATAAAGCGGGTATTCTACATGTCAAGTGAGGGGCAGAATTTGTTGCATGAG GTGTTAAATGGGGTTGGGGAGATCATATCTTCAAGGTCTTGTCAGAAG ATACTTTTGTTGAATGGGACATATGACCGAGAAACAACTGGATTCTCAACTTCATGCTTCGTGACTGCAATTACGGATGCTCTTAATAGGACGTATGGAAATTCCAAAAAATGTCTCATTAATCCA CCAAGTGCGTATGTTAATACAATTTTGGTGCCGCGAAATGGTGAAATTCCAGTGGATTTACCTGCCTTGAAAGACCAGCGAATATTTAATGTG
- the LOC110789984 gene encoding uncharacterized protein YNL011C isoform X1, whose translation MADTLLGPSPSLSLLLKPLAFIPSYHSKSTISKFKCTNSSSPSLMASSSIPPPLQSSTTPPPSLLVFSGGTAFNGVVEELKKLTTRVAHVLPVSDDGGSTAEIVRVLGGPAVGDIRSRCLRLSDGSTAEALAVRQLLGHRLPLHAKEAKSEWYDIVEGEHSLWEEVSVPYRETIRAFLVYFQQQILMRSEAKFCFSNGSIGNFFFAGARIFFQSLESAIFLFSRVSEIPKESLILPVISTNDRLTLGCELWDGRTIRGQNEISHPTNGLLEPVNKKHCSGQALTSRIKRVFYMSSEGQNLLHEVFPPPNPAVLDQLHSVNCIVYSMGSLFTSICPSLVLNGVGEIISSRSCQKILLLNGTYDRETTGFSTSCFVTAITDALNRTYGNSKKCLINPPSAYVNTILVPRNGEIPVDLPALKDQRIFNVVTVDSLEDPKVGITFDPNSLIQTLADILRP comes from the exons ATGGCGGACACTTTGTTAGGACCCTCCCCTTCACTCTCTCTTCTACTTAAGCCTTTAGCTTTCATACCTTCCTACCATTCCAAATCCACCATTTCTAAATTTAAATGCACTAATTCTTCGTCTCCTTCTTTAATGGCTTCCTCCTCAATCCCTCCTCCTCTACAATCTTCCACCACCCCTCCACCCTCTCTCCTCGTTTTCTCTG GCGGCACTGCCTTTAATGGGGTCGTGGAGGAGCTGAAAAAGCTGACAACTCGTGTTGCGCATGTTCTTCCTGTTTCTGATGACGGAGGAAGTACAGCTGAGATCGTTCGTGTACTTG GTGGTCCGGCCGTTGGAGACATAAGATCGAGATGTCTGAGGCTCTCTGACGGAAGTACCGCAGAGGCTCTTGCTGTTAGACAATTATTAGGTCACCGATTACCTCTTCATGCTAAAGAAGCGAAATCAGAATG GTATGACATCGTGGAAGGAGAGCATTCACTCTGGGAGGAAGTATCGGTACCATATCGGGAAACAATTCGAGCCTTCTTAGTTTACTTTCAGCAACAG ATTCTCATGAGATCTGAAGCAAAATTTTGTTTCAGCAACGGCAG CATTGGAAATTTTTTCTTCGCTGGAGCCCGTATATTCTTCCAGTCTCTAGAGTCTGCAATATTTTTGTTTTCACGTGTTTCAGAGATTCCCAAAGAAAGTCTTATTCTCCCGGTCATATCCACCAATGACAGATTGACGCTGGGCTGTGAGTTATGG GATGGAAGAACTATTCGTGGTCAGAATGAAATATCTCATCCCACCAATGGACTCTTAGAGCCTGTAAATAAG AAACATTGCTCTGGTCAAGCACTTACTTCAAGAATAAAGCGGGTATTCTACATGTCAAGTGAGGGGCAGAATTTGTTGCATGAG GTCTTCCCTCCACCAAATCCAGCTGTCCTCGACCAGTTGCACAGTGTCAATTGCATCGTTTATTCCATGGGATCCCTTTTTACATCCATATGCCCTTCATTG GTGTTAAATGGGGTTGGGGAGATCATATCTTCAAGGTCTTGTCAGAAG ATACTTTTGTTGAATGGGACATATGACCGAGAAACAACTGGATTCTCAACTTCATGCTTCGTGACTGCAATTACGGATGCTCTTAATAGGACGTATGGAAATTCCAAAAAATGTCTCATTAATCCA CCAAGTGCGTATGTTAATACAATTTTGGTGCCGCGAAATGGTGAAATTCCAGTGGATTTACCTGCCTTGAAAGACCAGCGAATATTTAATGTG